In Gemmatimonadales bacterium, one DNA window encodes the following:
- a CDS encoding class I SAM-dependent methyltransferase — MLEAPARLHLPPAGRLVGTGGVDALAWYYRPGLGWLMRRRLVWVRDAVAGTRAAAAPVARALEVGYGSGIFQYELSRAARVSVGIDVHSSAAVTRSRLTRDGVQSELVRGSGCVLPFRDGSFERVVLMSTLEFVPDPAACLREVLRVLAPGGRLVALTTRHLRWADRVLRRIVGRDPEAEFAGGRERVGAALAAVLPDAARAARPRWLPPRLAPYELVTYERR, encoded by the coding sequence GTGCTTGAGGCACCTGCGCGGCTCCATCTGCCGCCTGCCGGGCGGCTGGTCGGCACCGGCGGGGTCGACGCCCTGGCCTGGTACTACCGGCCGGGCCTAGGCTGGCTCATGCGACGGCGCCTGGTCTGGGTGCGCGACGCCGTCGCCGGCACGCGAGCAGCAGCCGCCCCGGTGGCCCGCGCGCTGGAAGTCGGCTACGGTAGCGGCATCTTTCAGTACGAGCTGTCGCGGGCCGCGCGGGTGTCGGTCGGTATCGACGTCCACTCGTCGGCCGCGGTCACGCGGTCGCGCCTTACCCGCGACGGCGTGCAGTCGGAGCTGGTGCGGGGCAGTGGCTGCGTGCTGCCGTTCCGCGATGGAAGCTTTGAGCGGGTGGTGCTCATGAGCACACTGGAGTTCGTTCCGGACCCCGCGGCCTGTCTACGGGAAGTGCTGCGGGTGCTGGCACCCGGCGGTCGGCTCGTGGCGCTCACCACGCGTCATCTGCGTTGGGCCGACCGGGTCCTGCGGCGGATCGTCGGCCGAGATCCGGAAGCGGAGTTTGCCGGCGGGCGGGAGCGGGTCGGTGCCGCCCTTGCAGCCGTATTGCCCGACGCGGCGCGCGCCGCCCGGCCGCGCTGGCTGCCGCCGCGGCTTGCCCCCTACGAGCTCGTGACGTACGAGCGGCGGTGA
- a CDS encoding nucleotide sugar dehydrogenase — protein sequence MPHVSRDGSAGPWEVREIGVVGPGIVGMPMAALLASAAEGPARTARVTVVQRPSATSGWKVGAINAGRSPIGGVEPALDRIVAGAVAAGRLRAVHDYGALSTAQAILICVQTDRAGDGPEYGPLFEAIDGIAGALRGRPAGTVPLVIFESTLAPSSMTTVVRERFARAGLVEGADVLLGNSPNRVMPGRLIERVASSDKLVAGLSPETPDRIAQLYRPIVHRGALHQTNSLAAEVVKTLENAYRDVRIAYVSELARYCDAHDIDFFRLRDAVNARVAQADAASADPGAVPTGALLVPTVGVGGHCLPKDGILLWWRRLERGADRSRSLILRARAINDASPAATIALAERAFGRLAGRRIAVLGAAYRADSEDTRNAPALVLARLLLGRGCRVTIHDPHVRPTDPNLLRLGLAERFRSEPPGRDERPETAFLCTGHAAFAAAAERLLAIPGLRGIVDGCNLLRRTTVESRGIGYAGIGRGCAEPSAELVELAHGWFRALERGVANEVHDLVEFLDGEYGAGGDGGFGRLDFATVRRLARTCGTGCQIGDAGNPLPAPPYRGWVPELAAAAGRA from the coding sequence ATGCCGCACGTCTCGCGGGACGGCTCGGCCGGGCCATGGGAGGTGCGCGAGATCGGCGTGGTCGGGCCGGGCATCGTGGGCATGCCGATGGCGGCGCTGCTCGCGTCGGCGGCCGAGGGGCCGGCCCGCACCGCGCGGGTGACGGTCGTGCAGCGCCCCTCGGCGACATCCGGGTGGAAGGTCGGGGCGATCAACGCTGGGCGGTCGCCGATCGGCGGCGTCGAGCCCGCGCTCGACCGGATCGTCGCAGGCGCGGTCGCCGCCGGCCGGCTTCGCGCCGTACACGACTACGGCGCGCTCAGCACCGCCCAGGCGATCCTCATCTGCGTACAGACCGACCGCGCCGGCGACGGCCCGGAGTACGGGCCGCTTTTCGAGGCCATCGACGGCATCGCCGGCGCGCTTCGGGGGCGGCCGGCCGGAACCGTGCCGCTCGTCATCTTCGAATCCACGCTGGCGCCGTCGTCCATGACGACGGTGGTGCGGGAGCGGTTCGCCCGCGCCGGCCTCGTCGAGGGCGCCGACGTGCTGCTCGGCAACAGCCCGAACCGCGTGATGCCGGGCCGGCTGATCGAGCGGGTGGCAAGCTCCGACAAGCTGGTCGCGGGGTTGAGTCCCGAGACGCCGGACCGGATCGCCCAGCTCTACCGCCCGATCGTGCACCGCGGCGCGCTTCACCAGACCAACAGCCTCGCCGCGGAGGTCGTGAAGACGCTGGAGAACGCGTATCGCGACGTCCGCATCGCGTACGTAAGCGAGCTCGCGCGCTACTGCGACGCGCACGACATCGACTTCTTCCGGCTGCGCGATGCCGTAAACGCGCGGGTGGCGCAGGCGGATGCGGCGAGCGCTGATCCGGGCGCGGTGCCCACGGGCGCGCTCCTCGTGCCCACGGTAGGCGTCGGCGGCCACTGTCTGCCGAAGGATGGCATCCTCCTGTGGTGGCGCCGGCTCGAGCGGGGGGCCGATCGGTCCCGCAGCCTCATCCTTCGGGCGCGCGCGATCAACGACGCATCGCCGGCCGCGACGATCGCCCTCGCCGAGCGAGCGTTCGGCCGGCTGGCGGGGCGCCGCATCGCGGTGCTCGGCGCCGCCTATCGGGCGGATTCGGAGGACACGCGGAACGCGCCCGCCCTGGTCCTCGCGCGCCTGCTCCTCGGTCGAGGGTGCCGGGTGACGATTCACGACCCCCACGTGCGCCCGACGGACCCCAATCTGCTGCGGCTGGGCCTCGCGGAACGGTTCCGGAGCGAGCCGCCGGGCCGCGACGAGAGGCCCGAGACAGCGTTCCTGTGCACGGGGCACGCGGCCTTTGCGGCGGCGGCCGAGCGGCTGCTCGCGATCCCGGGGCTCCGCGGGATCGTCGACGGGTGCAACCTGCTCCGCCGCACGACGGTCGAATCCCGCGGCATCGGCTACGCCGGAATCGGGCGCGGATGCGCAGAGCCGTCCGCGGAGCTGGTGGAGCTCGCGCACGGCTGGTTCCGCGCCCTCGAGCGCGGCGTCGCCAACGAGGTGCACGATCTCGTCGAGTTCCTGGATGGCGAGTACGGAGCCGGCGGCGACGGCGGCTTCGGCCGGCTCGACTTCGCCACCGTGCGCCGGCTGGCGCGGACCTGCGGCACCGGCTGCCAGATCGGTGACGCGGGAAACCCACTGCCCGCGCCGCCCTACCGTGGCTGGGTTCCCGAGCTCGCGGCGGCGGCCGGCCGTGCTTGA
- the asnB gene encoding asparagine synthase (glutamine-hydrolyzing) codes for MCGIAGIARFDGRPVAQPLLAAMARTMAHRGPDDEGFLTDGPVGLAHRRLAIIDLVTGRQPMTSGDLSIVFNGEIYNYIELRQELQRLGHSFETTSDTEVILKLYAEHGCGCVGRLNGMFAFLLLDRQRKLLLAARDHFGVKPLYYHATPHRTLFASEIKALLQDPDVVAEPDYDAMRDYVTFQFVLGDATLFRGIRKVPPGHYQVVDLVSGAVRTEQYWEPCFQLDPYHTEEYFVDELRRLLCEAVRVQLRSDVPVGSYLSGGMDSSLITCLAAPMLGGRLPTFTGAFHDGPEFDETRYAREVADACGVENHEVYPTQREFVDLLPRLVYHLDEPVAGPGVFPQYVVSRLAAREVKVVLGGQGGDEIFGGYARYLVAYVEQALKGAIYETNEEAEHIVSLTSIVPNLAELRQYVPMLQQFWGDGVFEPMDRRYFRLVDRSGGATELLSRDFRAAYDGEAIFGRFQQIFNHPDTRSYYNKMTHFDLVAGLPALLQVEDRVSMATSLESRVPLLDHRIADLVTSMPPRMKFRGGEMKYILKRAARHVLPQSVLARRDKVGFPVPLHHWARGEARTFFRDVLLSSRARTRGIFDPCRVEQLLDEEAAFGRRLWGMVNLELWHREFIDAA; via the coding sequence ATGTGCGGCATCGCGGGCATCGCGCGCTTTGATGGCCGGCCGGTGGCGCAGCCGCTCCTTGCGGCCATGGCCCGGACCATGGCGCATCGCGGGCCCGACGACGAAGGGTTCCTGACCGACGGCCCGGTGGGGCTGGCGCACCGGCGGCTCGCGATCATCGATCTCGTGACCGGGCGCCAGCCCATGACGAGCGGGGATCTCAGCATCGTCTTCAACGGCGAGATCTACAACTACATCGAGCTGCGGCAGGAGCTTCAGCGGCTGGGCCACTCGTTCGAGACCACGTCGGACACCGAAGTGATCCTCAAGCTTTATGCGGAGCACGGGTGCGGCTGCGTGGGCCGGTTGAACGGCATGTTTGCGTTTCTCCTGCTCGACCGGCAGCGCAAGCTGCTGCTCGCCGCGCGGGACCACTTCGGGGTGAAACCGCTCTACTACCACGCGACGCCGCACCGGACCCTCTTCGCCTCCGAGATCAAGGCGCTCCTGCAGGACCCCGACGTTGTCGCCGAGCCCGATTACGACGCCATGCGGGACTACGTCACCTTCCAGTTCGTGCTGGGCGACGCCACGCTGTTTCGCGGAATCCGGAAGGTCCCCCCGGGCCACTACCAGGTGGTGGATCTTGTGAGCGGGGCGGTTCGCACCGAGCAGTACTGGGAGCCCTGCTTTCAGCTCGATCCCTACCATACCGAGGAGTACTTCGTGGACGAGCTGCGGCGCCTGCTGTGCGAGGCGGTCCGTGTCCAGCTCCGGAGCGACGTGCCGGTGGGCTCCTACCTGAGCGGCGGCATGGACTCGAGCCTCATCACCTGCCTCGCCGCGCCGATGCTCGGCGGCCGCCTGCCGACGTTTACGGGCGCGTTTCACGACGGGCCGGAATTCGACGAGACGCGCTACGCGCGCGAAGTGGCGGACGCATGCGGCGTCGAGAATCACGAGGTGTATCCGACGCAGCGGGAGTTCGTGGACCTGTTGCCGCGGCTGGTCTACCATCTCGACGAGCCGGTCGCGGGGCCGGGCGTCTTCCCCCAGTACGTGGTCTCGCGGCTCGCGGCCCGCGAGGTCAAGGTCGTCCTCGGCGGCCAGGGCGGCGACGAGATCTTCGGCGGGTACGCGCGCTATCTGGTCGCCTACGTCGAGCAGGCGCTCAAGGGCGCGATCTACGAGACCAACGAGGAAGCCGAGCACATCGTCTCCCTCACCTCGATCGTGCCCAACCTCGCCGAGCTCCGGCAGTACGTGCCGATGCTGCAGCAGTTCTGGGGCGACGGCGTCTTCGAGCCGATGGACCGGCGCTACTTCCGCCTGGTGGACCGGAGCGGCGGCGCGACCGAGCTGCTCAGCCGGGATTTCCGCGCCGCGTACGACGGCGAGGCGATCTTCGGGCGCTTCCAGCAGATCTTCAATCATCCGGACACGCGCTCGTACTACAACAAGATGACACACTTCGACCTGGTGGCAGGGCTGCCGGCGCTGCTGCAGGTCGAGGATCGCGTGAGCATGGCGACATCGCTCGAATCGCGGGTGCCGCTGCTGGACCATCGGATCGCCGACCTGGTGACGTCGATGCCCCCGCGGATGAAATTCCGGGGCGGCGAGATGAAGTACATCCTGAAGCGCGCCGCCCGGCACGTGCTGCCGCAAAGCGTCCTGGCGCGGCGTGACAAGGTGGGCTTTCCGGTGCCGCTGCATCACTGGGCGCGCGGCGAGGCCCGGACGTTCTTCCGGGACGTGCTGCTCTCGTCGCGGGCGCGGACTCGCGGGATCTTCGACCCGTGCCGGGTCGAGCAGTTGCTCGACGAGGAGGCAGCGTTCGGCCGGCGGCTGTGGGGCATGGTGAATCTGGAGCTCTGGCACCGGGAGTTCATCGATGCGGCCTGA
- a CDS encoding polysaccharide deacetylase family protein, whose product MTAEGSRSRPLASVSLDADNLWSYLRTRGAIGWEARPSFFDRFLPLVLDLLDELGLRITFFVVGADAAREENGRALAAVAARGHEIGNHSHEHEPWLQRYSADRIAEEVERAETAIQAVTGQRPLGFRGPGYSWSPALLRVLHARGYRYDASVLPTFIGPLARAYYFRTARLTAPERRMRAQLFGRFSDALRPDRPYRWALGNGDTLLEMPVTTIPVLRLPMHLSYLLYLSAYSERLMMTYLRAALAACRTTRTPLSFLLHPLDLLSGEDVPELAFFPGMQLPAARKRDLFRRVLALLGGRFDLVGVGAHARALEASEPLPLLDATLAEQT is encoded by the coding sequence ATGACCGCGGAGGGCTCCAGGAGTCGTCCGCTCGCGAGCGTGAGCCTCGACGCCGACAATCTCTGGTCGTACCTCAGGACCCGCGGCGCGATCGGCTGGGAAGCACGGCCGTCGTTCTTCGACCGCTTCCTGCCGCTCGTGCTCGATCTGCTGGACGAGCTGGGCCTCCGGATCACGTTTTTCGTGGTGGGCGCCGACGCCGCGAGGGAGGAGAACGGGCGGGCGCTCGCCGCCGTGGCGGCGCGCGGACACGAGATCGGGAATCACTCGCACGAGCACGAGCCGTGGCTGCAACGCTATTCGGCCGACCGAATTGCCGAAGAAGTCGAGCGGGCGGAGACAGCAATCCAGGCCGTGACGGGCCAGCGGCCGCTCGGGTTCCGGGGGCCGGGCTATAGCTGGAGTCCGGCGCTGCTCCGCGTGCTTCACGCCCGTGGCTACCGCTACGATGCGTCCGTCCTGCCGACGTTCATCGGCCCCCTGGCCCGCGCCTACTACTTCCGCACGGCGCGGCTCACCGCGCCTGAGCGGCGCATGCGGGCGCAGCTCTTCGGCCGCTTTTCCGACGCGCTCCGGCCCGACCGCCCGTATCGCTGGGCGCTCGGCAACGGCGATACGCTGCTCGAGATGCCGGTCACGACCATCCCCGTCCTCCGGCTGCCGATGCACCTGAGCTATCTGCTCTACCTGAGCGCGTACTCCGAGCGGCTCATGATGACGTATCTCCGCGCCGCACTCGCCGCCTGCCGCACGACCCGGACGCCGCTCAGCTTCCTGCTGCATCCGCTGGACCTCCTGAGCGGCGAGGACGTTCCCGAGCTGGCCTTCTTTCCGGGGATGCAGCTCCCGGCCGCGCGCAAGCGCGACCTATTCCGGCGCGTGCTTGCGCTGCTTGGTGGCCGGTTCGATCTCGTCGGTGTGGGCGCGCACGCGCGGGCGCTCGAGGCGAGCGAACCATTGCCGCTCCTCGACGCCACGCTCGCGGAGCAGACCTGA